Sequence from the Acidimicrobiales bacterium genome:
GCTGGCGCTGCGTGGACGTGGGCGCCGGAGCCGGCGACGTCTCGGTCGCGATCGCCGAGATGGTCGGCGGCAGCGGCCGCGTCTACGCGGTCGACAGCGACCCGCGGGCGCGAGATGAGGTGGCGGCGACCGCCGCACGGGCGAGCGACGCGCAGGTCATCGCGATCACCCAGGCAGGCGAGGACCTGCTCCTCCCCGAAGCCGTGGACCTCGCCTTCTGCCGCTTCCTCCTGCTGCACGTGATCGACCCGCTGCGCGTGCTCACCCGCATGGTCGGCGCGGTCCGCGCCGGTGGCTACGTCGTCGCGCAGGAGCCGATCACGACCGCCGGCAGGATCGGCGGTGCCCCCTTCTCGATGCCCGACGCCCGCCACGGTGACGTCGGTGCCCTGCTCCCCGCCCTCGTCGTGCAGGCCGGGTGCGAGCTCCTCGATGCCTGGGCCGAGGCGCCCGCCGGCTTCGGGGCGGGCGCGGTCTGCGAGTACGTCGAGGAGATGACGGGCGTGGCGACAGAAGACGAGCCGATCGTCCTCCCTCCCCTCGTCACGGTGATCGCCCGTCGCCTCCCGTCGTGACACGGGCGGCCTTCCTCGACCGCGACGGCCTCGTGACCGCGCTCGTGCCCGACCCGCAGAGCGGCCTGCCCGAGAGCCCGAACCACCTGAGCGAGCTCCGCCTGCTCCCGGGCGCCGCAGCGGCGATCAACGCCCTGCACGAGGGGGGCTACCTCGTGGTCTGTGTCACCAACCAGCCGTCGGCCGCGAAGGAGAAGACCACCGCCGGGGAGCTCCTCGCCATCCAGGCGCAGGTGGAGGCGCGCCTCGCGCCAGACGGAGCCTTCTTCGACGACACCGAGATCTGCCTCCATCATCCCGAGGGGAGCGACCCCGCCCTGACCGTCACCTGTGCATGCCGCAAGCCTGCCCCCGGAATGCTCCTGGCCGCGGCGGCCCGGCTCGGCATCGACCTCGCCGCCTCGTGGATGGTCGGGGACAGCGACACCGACGTGCTCGCCGGCCAACGGGCGGGCTGTCGGACGCTGCTCGTCGAGCACGCGGCGAGCGCCCACCGGAGGAGCAGTTCGGCGGCTCCCGACGGCCGCGTCGAGGACCTCGCGGCCGCCGTTCGGGTCCTCCTCGCCGTGAGGGACGGCTGATACCATCGCCTGGTCATGCTTGAGCAACTTCGCACGCGGATCTTCGCCGACGGGGCGAACCTGGAGTCGATCCTCAGCCTCACCGAGGACCCGCGGATCCAGGGCTTCACCACCAACCCGACCCTCATGCGCCAGGCCGGCATCTCGGACTACGAGGCCTTCGCCCACGACGTCCTCGAGCGCGTCACCTCGCTCCCGATCTCCTTCGAGGTCTTCGCCGACGACCTCGCCGAGATCCGCCGCCAGGCGCTCACCATGAGCGCGTGGGCGGAGAACGTCTACGTGAAGATCCCCGTCACGACCACGGCCGGCGAGCCGCTCACCGACCTCGTCCACGAGCTGTCGAGCGACGGCGTGAAGGTGAACGTCACGGCGATGTTCACCCTCGACCAGGTCGCCGCGATCACCAAGGCGGTCGCGGACGGCGCCCCCTCGTACCTCTCGGTCTTCGCCGGGCGCATCGCAGACGCGGGAACCGACCCGATCCCCCTCATGCGTGAGGCGATCGGCATCATGGCCGACGCGCCCGGTGCCGAGTGCATCTGGGCCTCGCCGCGTGAGGTGCTCAACCTCATCCAGGCGGACAGCGTCGGCTGCCACATCATCACGATGACCCCCGACCTGCTCAAGAAGCTCGACGGCCTCGGCAAGGACCTGACCCAGTTCTCGCTCGAGACGGTCCAGATGTTCTTCAGGGACGCGGCCACCGCCGGCTACAAGCTGTAGCGGTGCCCGAGCGACGGAGCGGCCCCGGCAACGGCGGCAGCCCTCGAGAAGGATGCCGGCCGTGAAGCGTGCCTGCATCACGGGGGGCGCCGGCTTCATCGGCAGCAACCTCGCCGACGCGCTCGTCGCGGCGGGCGTCGAGGTCGTCTGCGTCGACAATCTGCGGACCGGGCGCCGCAGCTTCCTCGACGGCCTCGTCGGCCGCGAGTCCTTCCGCTTCGTGGAGGGCGACGTCCTCGACCGGGCACTCATGGAGGAGGCGATCGCCGGCTGCGACTGGGTCTTCCACCTGCAGGCCAACGCCGACGTCCGTCACGGCCTCGAGCACCCGACGCTCGACCTCGAGCAGAACACGATGGCGACCTCGGTCGTGCTCGAGGCGATGCGGGCGGTCGGGACGAGGCAGATCGCCTTCTCCTCGACCGGCTCGGTCTACGGCGAGCCGGAGGTCTTCCCCACCCCGGAGGACGCCCCCTTCCCGCTGCAGACCTCGCTCTACGGCGCCTCGAAGCTGGCATGCGAGGGACTGATCTCGGCCTACGCGACGGGTTACGACTTCACCGGGGTGATCTTCCGGTTCGTCTCGATCCTCGGCGAGCGCTACACCCACGGCCACGTCTTCGACTTCTACCGGGCGCTCCGGCGGGACCCCGAGCGGATCCTCGTCCTCGGCGACGGCAAGCAGGAGAAGTCCTACCTCTACGTGGGCGACTGCGTGAGCGCGATCCTCACCGCCGCCGCGGCACACGAGGACTCCCCCGGGGTGGCTTGCTACAACCTCGGGACCGACGAGACGATCGTCGTCGACGACTCGCTCCAGCTCCTCCTCGACCACCTCGACCTGCACCCGAAGGTCGAGCACAGCGGGGGGCGCCGCGGCTGGACCGGCGACAGCCCGCTGATCCTGCTCGACACGGCGAGGATCCGCTCGCTCGGGTGGGCCCCGAAGCTGAGCATCAAAGCGGCGCTCGGCCGGACGCTCGACTGGTTCGACGCCAACCCGGCGGAGGTCCTCGGTTGACCTCCGCCGTGAGCAGCGGGGAGGCCCGATGAGCGTCATCTTCAGCCGCGCACCGCTCCGCATCCCCCTCGGCGGCGGCGGGACCGACCTCCCCTCGTACTACGAAGAGCACGGCGGCTTCCTGCTCGCGGGGGCGATCGACAAGTACGTCTACATGCTCGTGCACACCGTCTTCCAGCGCCGCTACCGGATGAAGTACTCCGAGATCGAAGAGGTCGACGAGATCGCGGAGATCCGCCATCCGATCCTGCGCGAGACGCTGCTCCGCCACTGGCGGGGGAACCCCCTCGAGATCGCCTCGCTCGCCGACGTCCCCGCCGGCACCGGGATGGGCTCCTCCGGCGCCTACACGGTGTGCCTGTTGAAGGCCCTCGCCCATGCCCGCTGCACCTCGATCACCGCCGGCGCGCTCGCCGAGGCGGCGTGCCACATCGAGATCGACGTGCTCGGCGAGCCGGTCGGCAAGCAGGACCAGTACGTCGCCGCGCACGGGGGCATTTGCGCCTACACCTTCCGCCCCGGCGGCGAGGTCGTGGTCGAACCCCTCGAGCTCGGGACCGAGACGCTCCGGGGCCTGCGCGAGCACCTCCTCCTCTTCTACACCGGCGAGGCGAGGTCGGCCTCAGCGGTGCTCCAGGACCAGGATTCCCGTTCGCGTTCGGGTGACACCGAGATGATCGAGAACCTCCACCGCACCAAGGAGCTCGGCCACGAGAGCCGCAAGCTGCTCGAGCTCGGCGACCTCACGGCCTTTGCTGAGCTGATGCACGAGCACTGGGAGAACAAGCGAAAGCGCTCCCCCGGGATGGCGAACGCGCGCATCGACAGCATGTACGCCACGGCACGGGAGAGCGGCGCGATCGGCGGCAAGCTGATCGGCGCCGGTGGTGGCGGTTTCCTCCTCGTCTACAGCCCCCGCCCAGAGCAGACCCGGCTCGCGATGGCGACGATGGACGCCTCAGAGCTCACCTTCGACTTCGAGTACGGCGGCGCCTACGCGAGCGAGCACGCGTGACCAACGCCCGCCGCGTCGGAATCGTGGGTTGCGGGCTCATCGGCCGAAAGCGCGCCGAGTCGCTCGGAGACGACCAGCTCGTCGCGACCTACGACATCCGCCACGAGGCGGCCGAGGAGCTCGCGAAGGAGCGTGAGGCACTGGCCTGCCGCACGCTCGAGGAGCTGCTCGAGCTCGACCTCGACATCGTCGTCGTCGCGGCGATCCACAACGAGCTCCCGGCACTCACCTGCGCCGCGCTCGAGAGCGGTGCCCACGTGCTCGTCGAGAAGCCGGCGGGCATCGGCACCGCGGGGATCGACTCGATCGCCCGCACCGCCGAGGCACGGCAGCGCCGGGTGAAGGTGGGCTTCAACCACCGCTTCCACCCGGGCATCGCCCGCGCCATCGAGACCGCCCGCTCCGGGCACTACGGCCGCGTGCTCTACCTGCGGGGCCGCTACGGCCACGGTGGGCGGCTTGGCTACGAGAAGGAGTGGCGTGCCGATCCGGCGCTCTCCGGGGGCGGGGAGATCGTCGACCAGGGCATGCACTTGCTCGACCTCAGCCACTGGCTGCACGGTCCCCTCCCCGTCGCCGCCTCGCTCCTGCGGACCCAATTCTGGGACGCGCCGATTGACGACAACGCGGTCCTCGTGCTCGGTGAGGCGGGCGGGGTGGGTGACAAGTCGCCCTTCTCGCTCCTGCACGTGAGCTGGACCGAGTGGAAGAACACCTTCTCGTTGGAGATCGCCTGCGAACGGGCCAAGCTCGCAGTCGACGGCCTCGTCCGTTCCTACGGCCCGCAGGTGCTCCGGATCTACGAGATGCGCCCAGAGCTCGGTCCCCCCGACGTCGAAGAGGTCCGGTACCCGGACCGCGATCTCTCCTGGGCACGGGAGTGGGAGCACTTCACCCGAGCCATCGAGGACGGCACGCCGCTCCTCGGCGACCTCGAGTCTGCCCGCTATGCCTGGGCATGCATCGAGGCGGCCCAGCGCGCCTGAGGGCACTGACCCTCCGGCGCTAGGGAAGGAGTGGGGGGCATTGGGCCAGCAAGCCGCCGACGAACCCGCGCTTCCCGCCGTCTGCGTGCTGGCGGGGGGGCTCGGCACTCGCCTCGGCGGGCTGACCACCCGCCAGCCCAAGCCGCTCCTCGAAGTCGCCGGCAAGCCCTTCCTCCGCCATCAGCTGGCGCTGCTTTCCGAGCACGGTTTCACCCGAGTGGTCCTCTGCGTCGGCTACCTCGGCGAGCAGATCGAGGCGGCGATCGGCACGAGCTGTGAGGGGCTCGCGGTCCAGTACAGCTATGACGCCCCCGGCCTCGACGGCACGCTCGGAGCAGTGCGTCGCGCCGCGCCGCTGCTCGGCGAGCGCTTCCTCATCCTCTACGGCGACACCTACCTGCTGATCGACTACCAGGCGGTCACGCGGGACTGGATCGCGAGCGGCGAGCCGGCCCTCATGACGGTGCTTCACAATCACGGCGAATTGGAGCGCTCCAACGCCGAGTACGCCGCGGGGAGGGTCGTCGCCTACGACAAGTTCGCGCCGACGCCGGAGATGGAGTGGATCGACTACGGCCTCGGCGGCCTCACCACCGGTGTGCTCGATCTCGTCCCCGAGGACGAGCGCGATCTCGCCAGCCTGTACCACGCGCTCGCCGCGGCAGGTCGCCTGCACGGCTACCCCGCCGAGCGGCGCTTCTTCGAGATCGGGACTCCCGGCACCCTGCGGGAGACCGAGCAGTTCCTGCTACACAGGAGCGGCGCGCCAGACGGCCCCGGCCCGGCGGACGCCCGGCCGGGCGGGAGCAGACGGTGACGACCGTCGGCCTCGACCTGGCGCGAGAAGTCGGACCTGGGGGGCGCACGCTGCAGCAGCGGCCGGCGGCAGCTCCCCGACCGGACCCGGCCAGTGAGCGGCGGGCGTCGGCCCTCTCGCTCGCAGTCGCCGCCGCGGTCATCGGCGTCTTGGCGGCCCCGCTGCTGTTCACCGAGAACGGCTTCGCCTCGGACTTCACCAACCTCGCGTGGCTGAGCTCGGTTCAGTCGGCGACCGTGACCCACGGCCTCATCCCGTCGTTCTTCATCAACACCACGGGCACGTCGCCCCTCCCCGCCGGCTACGCCTACCCCTATCCCCAAACAGGGCTGTTCGACCCCGTCTACGCCTTCTACGGCGGACCGCTCCTCGCGAACGTCGGCTACCTGTCGGTGGCGCTTGGCCATCACGTGATCGCGGCCTTCGTCCTCGTCAGCCTGCTCGCCTTCGCCGCTGCCTACCGCGGCGTGTACTGGTGCGCCCGCCTCGCCGGGTGCCGGCGCGTCGTCTCGCACGCCGCGGCGATCACCTTCGTGGCGAGCGCCTACTACCTCACCGACCTCTACGGCCGGAGCGACTGGTTGGAGTTCGTGGCCGTGTCCGCGCTGCCGCTGTTCGCCGCCTCGCTCGCGGCGATCCTCTGGCAGCCGAAGGTGCGCGCCAGCTCCCTCGCCTGGCTCTACGTCACCGCCGTCTTCCTCGGCGGGAGCCACAACACCACCTTGTTGTGGGGATCGATCTTCCTCGCGCTGGTGGCGGCGATCCTCCTCGCCTCGCGGGCGGTTCCGTTGCCGGCGCGCCGACGCGTGCTGCTCTTCGCCGTCGTCGCCTTCCTCGGCGTCGGCCTCAACGGCTGGGCCATCCTCCCGGCCCTCGCCTACGCAAGTCACACCTACTTCGTGCACGCGGAGTCCGTCATCGGGACGCCGTTCATGGACACCTTCACGCATCTCTTCGACCCGCTGCGGATGGTGCCGCGCGAGTCGACCACGCCCGCGCTCTACGTACAGGTCGTCGACTGGATGCTCGCCTGGGCGCTCGTCGCCGGGGCGGTGCTCTGTGCGGTGCGGGGGAGCAGGCTCGAGCGCCGGCTCTTCGTGGCCTTCTGCACGCTCAGCGGACTGTGCCTGTTCTACCTGTTGAACCGGCAGATCTGGCAGGTGATGCCACACCTTTTGTGGACGATCCAGAACCCGTTCCTCCTCGGCACCTACTTCACCCTGAGCGTCTGCGCGCTACTGATCGCGGTCGGCTCGAGCTCGGCGCTGCGGAACCCCCGGGCACGGCGCCGGGTCGCGATCGGCGCCCTCGTCGGCTGCGCGGCGGTCACGCTCGCCCTCGGCGCGTGGCAGGCGCTCGTGCCCAACGACCGCCAGCCCATCGAGTCCTACGTCAACCGCTACGACGCCCTCACCGGGGTGAACACGCTCCCCAAGTCCTGGTACGCGGTGCTCGACTGGGTCGACCAGCAGCTCCCGGTGGTGGCCGTCGACCCGAACCGCTTCGTGACGCTGCCCGCGGCCGTCGTCGACGCGCACGGCGACGGGATCGACACCTTGATGAACACCCCCGCAGGTCCGGCCCCGATCGGGATCAACGTGGTCGCGGTGCCGGACCTCATCACGCTCGGTGGTGACCTGCGGGTGATCGGACGGACGAGCTCGGGTTATCTCGCGGTCACCCGCGCGGCCGCGGTGACCGGGCCGGCGCGCCTGATCGTCGGGACCGCGAGGTCCAAGCCCATCCTCCTCGGCCGCCTCTGGACCGCCCTCTCGGCAGCGGGCGCGCTCCTCGGCACGGCTGCCTTCGCCGTGCGTGCACGGCGTCGCCAGCGTGTCACCGCGGCCGCGGGCATCGGGTGAGGCGGCCAGCGAGCTCAGGTGCGGCGCTCGACGAGACCGGGCGTGGTGCCCGGGATCGCGAAGGGGCGGTAGGCACCGCAGGCGTCGGCGAAGTAGAAGTACGAGCGCTCGGAGATGACGAGCCACTCGGTGCCGTGCGCGACGAGGTAGTCGCACATCAAGCTCGCCGTCGCGGCGCTGGCGACCACGTCGTAGGGATCGTTGAAGAGCATCGCGGAATGGACGCCGAGCGCGAGGGAGAGGTAGTTGGCACCCTCTCCGAGATAGGAGACCCGGCCGCCCGCAGCAGTGGCGTACGCCTGGGTGATGAGGACGTCGGTGAGCGCGCCCTGCAGTGACGGAGACAGGTAGCCCTGCCCAGCTGGCGGGTCGATCAGGTGCTCGGCCGTGAGCACGGGGCCCGGGCTCTGCAACGTCGATGCTCCGAGCAGCGACACGACGACCAGCAGTGGGAAACGTGTCAGCGAGCGGCTCGACCAAAGCGCCTCCCCCTTGTCGTCGGTGCGCTCGCCTGTCCGTGAGTGCTGCGCCAGGGCGAGCACGGCGACGACGCCGACCGCCGCCGGCAAGAGCAGCACCTGGAGCTGGCCCGAGGCGAACGAACGGTTGAGGTAGTAGATGAAGCCGAGGGAGGACCAGGTCCCGAAGAACGCGGCCGTGATTGCCGCGTAGTCGACCGGCCCACGTTGCTCGCAAGCAACGTTCGCGGCAGGGCAGAGGAGCGACCGCCAACCGATCACCGCGGTCGCCAGCACGACGGGGAGCACGAGCATCACCGGGCCAGGGACCTGGATCGGCGCTGCGCCGTAACCAGAGCCGAAGGTCCGATCGAAGAACGCCACGTAGTGGACCGACAGGGGGCTGCCTGCGAGCGCGGCCGCGACGGGATAGGCGCCGACGCCGACCGCGAGGCCCAGCAACCACGGCGCCGAGCGCGCCACTTCCACTCGAGCGACGACGCTCCCGACGAAGAGCACGCCGCCGAAGGCGAGGACCGCGGCGACGCCGAAGTCCTGTGAGTTCCACGCGACGAGACCACCGGCGAAGCCGAGGGCCCCGAGTCGCCAACCGCGACGCGCGCCACCCCTGACCGCAAGCAGGGTGCCCGAGCCGGCGAGGAAATAGAGCATCCCAGGGAACACCCGGATCGGAAGCTCCTGGACCGACGAGGCGATCGAGCCCTGGAGCGCCGCTCCGTGCAGCACGGTCACGCAGGTGAAGGGCACCACGAGAAGGAGAGCGACGCCGAGCGAGCGGCGCCCGAGGAGGCGATGCGCGATCGCGACGCCGATGAGGACGGCAGCGACCGCGAACGCGCTGAGCAGGGCCAGGGCGACCTGCGCGACGGCCGGCGCATCCAGTGCTCCCACCAGTGGCTTCAGGAGGTAGCCGTAGAGCGCGTCGTACTGCGGGATGAAGTTCGCGTCGGGGACGCGTTGTGCGGGCGCAGCGAGCAGCTCGTTCAGCGCGTAGAGATTGTTGACCGGGTCCGACGTGTAGCCGCTCATGCGCACGAGGCTGGCCAGATCGGCAACCGCCAGTGCGCTTGTCGCGACGAGAAGCGAGCGATTGAGAATGCGCCTGCCGCGAAGCCCCGAGAGCCAGCGACCAGCGAGCGCCACGACGACGCTCACGACCAGCACGCTCACTCCGAAACCGTCCCAATAGGTGTGGGCGAGGTCGGGGCGTTCGATGGCGCCGATCCCTACGCCAAGCCCGCCGAGCGACACGATCGCGACGGCGCCGTCGACGTACCTCCTCCGGGCGGCGCGCGCCCAACGGAGCCCGACAATGACGGCGGCCAACGTCGCGCCGACGAACAACGCCCGATCCCAGCGCTCGCTCGTCGAGCTGCCGCGCAGAATCGCGATCAGTCCGATGAACAGTGCAACCGGTGCGGTCACGCGGGCAAAGAGCGTCGGAACAGTTGCTGTCCCTGGCTGCGGAGTCCGCCCCGGGGGCGGCGGCTCGCCCTCCGTATCGATCGGAAGAGCCGACGACTTCAGCTCGGTCACCGGCTCTTCTTAGTGCCCATTGAACAATCAGCGGGCTATCGACGAGTCGGGCGTGCCCCGTGTCAACCGGTAGCCACAGGGCCGCGATGCGCGACGAGGGTAGGATTCGTCAGTGGTCGAGCCGTCCTCAAGCGGCGCTGAGCTGGGCGGCTTGCCCGCTGCGCTCCCTCTCCCGAGACTCGCGCTCATCCTGGGCGGGACCGGCTTCATCGGCCGCGCGATTGCACGCCGCTTCCTGGCCGTCGGCGTCCCGGTACGGATCGTCGCCCGAAGCGGTCGCGAGGACGCGATAGAGGCGGGGACCGAGGTTGAGTTCGTCCAGGGCGACGCCGCGGATCCACTGCTCATGCAGGAGGCCCTGCGTGGCGTCGATCGGGTGGTCTATGCGGTCGGCCAATCCTTGCCCAGAGAGTCGAACCTGAAACCGATCGAGGACGTGTTCTCGGCCCTCCCGCCGCTGTTGTCGGTCCTTGAAGCCCTGCGAGGAGTTCCGGGCACGGGGTTCACTTTCTTGTCTTCCGGCGGGACCGTGTA
This genomic interval carries:
- a CDS encoding Gfo/Idh/MocA family oxidoreductase, whose protein sequence is MTNARRVGIVGCGLIGRKRAESLGDDQLVATYDIRHEAAEELAKEREALACRTLEELLELDLDIVVVAAIHNELPALTCAALESGAHVLVEKPAGIGTAGIDSIARTAEARQRRVKVGFNHRFHPGIARAIETARSGHYGRVLYLRGRYGHGGRLGYEKEWRADPALSGGGEIVDQGMHLLDLSHWLHGPLPVAASLLRTQFWDAPIDDNAVLVLGEAGGVGDKSPFSLLHVSWTEWKNTFSLEIACERAKLAVDGLVRSYGPQVLRIYEMRPELGPPDVEEVRYPDRDLSWAREWEHFTRAIEDGTPLLGDLESARYAWACIEAAQRA
- a CDS encoding HAD-IIIA family hydrolase; translation: MTRAAFLDRDGLVTALVPDPQSGLPESPNHLSELRLLPGAAAAINALHEGGYLVVCVTNQPSAAKEKTTAGELLAIQAQVEARLAPDGAFFDDTEICLHHPEGSDPALTVTCACRKPAPGMLLAAAARLGIDLAASWMVGDSDTDVLAGQRAGCRTLLVEHAASAHRRSSSAAPDGRVEDLAAAVRVLLAVRDG
- a CDS encoding methyltransferase domain-containing protein, with translation MAELGLRNDVYRRPLSTALTRLGLGEGWRCVDVGAGAGDVSVAIAEMVGGSGRVYAVDSDPRARDEVAATAARASDAQVIAITQAGEDLLLPEAVDLAFCRFLLLHVIDPLRVLTRMVGAVRAGGYVVAQEPITTAGRIGGAPFSMPDARHGDVGALLPALVVQAGCELLDAWAEAPAGFGAGAVCEYVEEMTGVATEDEPIVLPPLVTVIARRLPS
- a CDS encoding galactokinase, with amino-acid sequence MSVIFSRAPLRIPLGGGGTDLPSYYEEHGGFLLAGAIDKYVYMLVHTVFQRRYRMKYSEIEEVDEIAEIRHPILRETLLRHWRGNPLEIASLADVPAGTGMGSSGAYTVCLLKALAHARCTSITAGALAEAACHIEIDVLGEPVGKQDQYVAAHGGICAYTFRPGGEVVVEPLELGTETLRGLREHLLLFYTGEARSASAVLQDQDSRSRSGDTEMIENLHRTKELGHESRKLLELGDLTAFAELMHEHWENKRKRSPGMANARIDSMYATARESGAIGGKLIGAGGGGFLLVYSPRPEQTRLAMATMDASELTFDFEYGGAYASEHA
- a CDS encoding NTP transferase domain-containing protein translates to MGQQAADEPALPAVCVLAGGLGTRLGGLTTRQPKPLLEVAGKPFLRHQLALLSEHGFTRVVLCVGYLGEQIEAAIGTSCEGLAVQYSYDAPGLDGTLGAVRRAAPLLGERFLILYGDTYLLIDYQAVTRDWIASGEPALMTVLHNHGELERSNAEYAAGRVVAYDKFAPTPEMEWIDYGLGGLTTGVLDLVPEDERDLASLYHALAAAGRLHGYPAERRFFEIGTPGTLRETEQFLLHRSGAPDGPGPADARPGGSRR
- a CDS encoding NAD-dependent epimerase/dehydratase family protein, with amino-acid sequence MKRACITGGAGFIGSNLADALVAAGVEVVCVDNLRTGRRSFLDGLVGRESFRFVEGDVLDRALMEEAIAGCDWVFHLQANADVRHGLEHPTLDLEQNTMATSVVLEAMRAVGTRQIAFSSTGSVYGEPEVFPTPEDAPFPLQTSLYGASKLACEGLISAYATGYDFTGVIFRFVSILGERYTHGHVFDFYRALRRDPERILVLGDGKQEKSYLYVGDCVSAILTAAAAHEDSPGVACYNLGTDETIVVDDSLQLLLDHLDLHPKVEHSGGRRGWTGDSPLILLDTARIRSLGWAPKLSIKAALGRTLDWFDANPAEVLG
- a CDS encoding transaldolase, which encodes MLEQLRTRIFADGANLESILSLTEDPRIQGFTTNPTLMRQAGISDYEAFAHDVLERVTSLPISFEVFADDLAEIRRQALTMSAWAENVYVKIPVTTTAGEPLTDLVHELSSDGVKVNVTAMFTLDQVAAITKAVADGAPSYLSVFAGRIADAGTDPIPLMREAIGIMADAPGAECIWASPREVLNLIQADSVGCHIITMTPDLLKKLDGLGKDLTQFSLETVQMFFRDAATAGYKL
- a CDS encoding NAD-dependent epimerase/dehydratase family protein, yielding MVEPSSSGAELGGLPAALPLPRLALILGGTGFIGRAIARRFLAVGVPVRIVARSGREDAIEAGTEVEFVQGDAADPLLMQEALRGVDRVVYAVGQSLPRESNLKPIEDVFSALPPLLSVLEALRGVPGTGFTFLSSGGTV